The following are encoded in a window of Nibricoccus aquaticus genomic DNA:
- a CDS encoding metallopeptidase family protein produces MTFAQLTAEAEKTVTATQRKLPVELREKAVALPVAYHDWPSDEILGEEFEPDILGMFVGDPHGMATGDNNAVPAHVLLFLENIYDFAEGDAAVFREEVRITYLHELGHYFGWGEEELEERGLG; encoded by the coding sequence ATGACCTTTGCCCAGCTCACCGCCGAAGCCGAGAAAACCGTGACCGCGACGCAGCGGAAGTTGCCGGTTGAACTGAGGGAGAAGGCGGTGGCGCTGCCGGTGGCGTATCACGACTGGCCGAGCGACGAGATCCTGGGGGAGGAATTCGAGCCGGACATCCTGGGGATGTTTGTCGGCGATCCGCATGGGATGGCGACGGGGGATAACAATGCGGTGCCGGCGCATGTGTTGTTGTTTTTGGAGAATATCTACGACTTCGCGGAGGGGGATGCGGCGGTATTTCGGGAGGAAGTGCGGATCACTTATCTGCACGAGCTGGGGCACTATTTCGGCTGGGGCGAGGAGGAGCTGGAGGAGCGGGGGTTGGGGTGA
- a CDS encoding Tex family protein, producing MDLPNPDHVLRITQELSLKVHQVATTAQLLKEGATVPFIARYRKEATGELDEVAITSIRDRLEALAALDERRAAITASLKERNILTDDLAKKIAGADTLTALEDIYLPFRPKKRTRATIAKEKGLEPLAEIIWAQDPATDLAAAVQPHIGHEYTADDGKNVKSKIASADEALAGARDILAERISDDAAARAKLRALYQKDATVSSKVIAGKETEGAKFKDYFDWSESLAKAPSHRVLAMRRGEKELFLMMRVTVNETAALAELEPMFVKGKSPASDQVRLAAQDSFKRLLAPAMETEMRLETKKRADETAIKVFADNLRELLLASPLGQKNVLAIDPGFRTGCKCVILDRQGKLLHNDVVYPEQGSHKSEEAKEKLSGFVKFFQIEAIAIGNGTAGRETETFVRSLGIPSSIPVVMVNESGASIYSASEVAREEFPDHDLTVRGAVSIGRRLMDPLAELVKLDPKSIGVGQYQHDVDQNALKRSLDDCVVSSVNGVGVEVNTASKQLLSYVSGLNTRTAAAIISRRNEKGPFSSRADLLEVSGLGPKAYEQAAGFLRIRGAANPLDTSAVHPESYPIVEKMAADVGVSVADLMRDQKARSKIKLESYVTEKVGLPTLNDILSELAKPGRDPRQKFEAFSFTDGVNKPEDLKPGMKLPGIVTNVTAFGAFVDIGVHQDGLVHVSQLSDNFVKDASEVVKVSQKVTVTVTEVDLARKRIALSMKSRPEIGAKTSGAPGAGGSRTGPGGGGGNRGNFNSAPAPKPQQSLGGDWFNAALNKKR from the coding sequence ATGGATCTGCCCAATCCCGACCACGTCCTCCGCATCACGCAGGAGCTCAGCCTCAAAGTTCATCAGGTCGCCACGACCGCGCAGCTCCTCAAGGAAGGCGCCACTGTCCCCTTCATCGCGCGCTACCGTAAGGAAGCCACCGGCGAACTCGACGAAGTCGCCATTACCTCGATACGTGACCGACTCGAAGCCCTCGCCGCACTCGACGAACGCCGCGCCGCCATCACCGCCTCGCTGAAAGAGCGCAATATTCTGACCGACGACCTCGCCAAAAAAATCGCCGGCGCCGATACCCTCACCGCTCTCGAAGACATCTACCTCCCCTTCCGCCCCAAGAAGCGCACCCGCGCCACCATCGCGAAGGAAAAAGGTCTCGAGCCGCTCGCCGAAATCATCTGGGCGCAAGATCCCGCGACCGACCTCGCCGCCGCAGTCCAGCCGCACATCGGCCACGAGTACACCGCCGACGACGGCAAGAACGTGAAGTCCAAGATCGCTTCCGCCGACGAAGCCCTCGCCGGTGCCCGCGATATCCTCGCCGAGCGCATCAGCGATGATGCCGCCGCCCGCGCCAAACTCCGCGCGCTCTACCAAAAAGACGCCACCGTCTCCTCGAAGGTCATCGCCGGAAAAGAAACCGAGGGCGCGAAGTTCAAAGACTATTTCGACTGGAGCGAATCCCTCGCCAAAGCCCCGAGCCACCGCGTCCTCGCCATGCGTCGCGGCGAAAAAGAGCTCTTCCTCATGATGCGCGTCACGGTCAACGAGACCGCCGCCCTCGCCGAACTCGAACCCATGTTCGTCAAAGGCAAATCGCCCGCCTCCGACCAGGTCCGCCTCGCCGCTCAGGACAGTTTCAAACGCCTCCTCGCCCCCGCGATGGAAACCGAGATGCGCCTTGAAACCAAAAAGCGCGCCGACGAAACCGCGATCAAGGTCTTCGCCGACAATCTCCGCGAACTCCTCCTCGCCTCGCCTCTCGGCCAGAAAAACGTCCTCGCGATCGACCCCGGTTTCCGCACCGGCTGCAAATGCGTCATCCTCGATCGTCAGGGAAAACTCCTCCACAACGACGTCGTTTATCCCGAGCAGGGCTCGCACAAGTCCGAGGAGGCCAAAGAAAAACTCTCCGGCTTCGTGAAGTTCTTCCAGATCGAGGCCATCGCCATCGGCAACGGCACCGCCGGCCGCGAAACCGAAACCTTCGTCCGCTCGCTCGGCATTCCGTCTTCGATCCCCGTCGTCATGGTCAACGAGTCCGGCGCGTCGATCTACTCCGCCAGTGAAGTCGCCCGCGAAGAATTCCCCGACCACGACCTCACCGTCCGCGGCGCCGTCTCCATCGGGCGCCGCCTCATGGACCCGCTCGCCGAGCTCGTGAAGCTCGACCCGAAATCCATCGGCGTCGGCCAGTACCAGCACGACGTCGATCAAAACGCCCTCAAGCGCTCGCTCGATGACTGCGTCGTCTCCTCCGTGAACGGTGTCGGCGTCGAAGTGAACACCGCCTCGAAACAACTCCTCAGCTACGTCTCCGGCCTCAACACCCGCACCGCCGCCGCGATCATCTCGCGCCGCAACGAAAAAGGCCCGTTCTCCTCCCGCGCCGATCTCCTCGAAGTCTCCGGCCTCGGCCCGAAAGCCTACGAACAAGCCGCCGGCTTCCTCCGCATCCGCGGCGCCGCCAACCCGCTCGACACCTCCGCCGTTCACCCCGAGTCGTACCCGATCGTCGAGAAAATGGCCGCCGATGTCGGCGTCTCCGTCGCCGATCTGATGCGCGACCAGAAGGCCCGCTCGAAGATCAAACTGGAGTCCTACGTCACCGAAAAAGTCGGTCTTCCCACGCTCAACGACATCCTCTCCGAACTCGCCAAACCCGGCCGCGATCCGCGTCAGAAGTTCGAAGCCTTCTCCTTCACCGACGGCGTCAACAAACCTGAGGATCTGAAGCCCGGCATGAAACTCCCCGGCATCGTCACCAACGTGACCGCCTTTGGCGCGTTCGTGGACATCGGCGTCCACCAAGACGGCCTCGTCCACGTCAGCCAGCTTTCCGACAACTTCGTGAAAGATGCCTCCGAAGTCGTGAAGGTTTCCCAAAAAGTCACCGTCACCGTCACCGAGGTCGACCTCGCCCGTAAACGCATAGCTCTCTCGATGAAGAGCCGCCCCGAAATTGGCGCAAAAACCTCCGGCGCTCCCGGCGCAGGCGGCTCACGCACAGGTCCGGGCGGTGGCGGCGGCAATCGCGGCAACTTCAACTCCGCGCCCGCGCCCAAACCGCAGCAATCCCTCGGCGGCGACTGGTTCAACGCCGCGCTCAACAAGAAGCGCTGA
- a CDS encoding prohibitin family protein translates to MNGSSLAKLIGFGIIIIVLVVAAAQSTYVVDPGFRGVQVTLGKVSDEFKPEGFGTKSPFVSRIVSVPVRQLTRELEAECYSSDLQQINVALRVLYRIPEASVVKIYKEFAGDPFDSLIAPRIQEALKEVTALQSAEQVVKKREEIKAKALHASRDKIGSILFVEDIVLENINLSKELEAAIESKMVQEQEAAKARFTQQKAQIEADTAIIKAKGEAEAIRVRAEAIRDNPGLIQLQIVEKWDGRSPLVIGGGGGGDSGSGNGANILLPIGLPNSSGQTGGAATPATRR, encoded by the coding sequence ATGAATGGTTCATCCCTAGCGAAGCTGATCGGGTTTGGTATTATCATCATCGTTCTCGTCGTGGCGGCTGCGCAGAGCACGTATGTCGTCGATCCTGGTTTCCGTGGAGTGCAGGTGACGCTCGGCAAAGTGAGCGACGAATTCAAACCTGAGGGTTTCGGCACGAAGTCGCCGTTTGTGTCGCGGATCGTATCGGTGCCGGTGCGACAGCTGACGCGCGAACTGGAGGCCGAGTGTTATTCGTCGGATTTGCAGCAGATCAATGTGGCGTTGCGCGTCCTGTACCGGATTCCCGAGGCATCGGTGGTGAAAATCTACAAGGAGTTTGCGGGCGATCCTTTCGACAGCCTGATCGCGCCGAGAATCCAGGAAGCGTTGAAGGAAGTCACCGCGCTACAAAGCGCGGAGCAGGTCGTGAAGAAGCGTGAGGAGATCAAGGCGAAGGCGCTGCATGCTTCGCGCGATAAGATCGGCAGCATCCTTTTCGTTGAGGATATCGTTTTGGAAAACATCAACCTCTCGAAGGAACTCGAGGCGGCCATCGAGTCCAAGATGGTGCAGGAGCAAGAGGCGGCGAAGGCGCGCTTCACGCAGCAGAAGGCGCAGATCGAAGCCGACACGGCGATCATCAAGGCCAAGGGTGAAGCGGAAGCGATCCGCGTGCGCGCTGAGGCGATCCGCGATAATCCCGGCCTGATCCAGCTCCAGATCGTGGAGAAGTGGGACGGGCGCTCTCCGCTGGTGATCGGTGGCGGAGGCGGTGGCGATTCCGGCAGTGGCAATGGCGCGAATATTCTTCTGCCGATCGGACTGCCCAATTCGTCGGGACAAACGGGCGGCGCGGCAACTCCCGCGACACGTCGATGA
- a CDS encoding TerC family protein, with amino-acid sequence MEWLSDPQIWISLLTLTGLEIVLGIDNVIFISILAGKLPKDQQPKARKLGLTLALVTRILLLCSISWLMGLTATLFTIPVLDAPISGKSLILLVGGLFLVGKSVVEIHEKLEGGDGHANPGKAASFTAVIIQILLLDIVFSLDSVITAVGMAEHLWVMIVAVVIALGIMLVFAGTISDFVNKHPTLKMLALSFLILIGVTLVGESLGQHIPKGYIYFSMAFAFAVEMVNLRLRSKTDAAKPVELHQPYR; translated from the coding sequence ATGGAATGGCTCTCTGATCCCCAAATCTGGATTTCCCTGCTGACGCTCACCGGTCTCGAGATCGTTCTCGGCATCGATAACGTCATTTTCATTTCGATCCTCGCGGGCAAACTCCCGAAGGACCAGCAGCCCAAGGCCCGCAAGCTCGGCCTCACGCTCGCCCTCGTCACCCGCATTCTGCTGCTCTGCAGCATCAGCTGGCTGATGGGACTCACCGCCACGCTTTTCACCATTCCCGTACTGGACGCACCGATTTCAGGCAAAAGCCTGATCCTGCTCGTCGGCGGCCTTTTCCTCGTCGGCAAGAGTGTCGTCGAAATCCACGAGAAGCTCGAAGGTGGCGACGGCCACGCCAACCCCGGTAAAGCCGCATCCTTCACCGCCGTGATCATTCAAATCCTGCTTCTCGACATCGTCTTCTCCCTCGACTCCGTCATCACCGCCGTCGGCATGGCCGAGCACCTCTGGGTCATGATTGTCGCCGTCGTCATCGCCCTCGGCATCATGCTCGTATTCGCCGGAACGATCAGCGACTTCGTGAACAAGCACCCAACGCTCAAGATGCTCGCGTTGAGCTTCCTGATTTTGATCGGCGTGACGCTCGTCGGCGAATCGCTCGGCCAGCACATCCCGAAAGGCTACATCTACTTCTCCATGGCCTTCGCCTTCGCCGTCGAAATGGTGAATCTCCGGCTCCGCTCGAAAACCGACGCCGCCAAACCCGTCGAGCTTCACCAGCCTTATCGCTGA
- a CDS encoding energy transducer TonB — MNIKSLLSKTLALSLLAGSLAVATVSAAEEAAFDVRPVPVKTPPPQFPSDMQRQGVSGVVAVRVVIDETGGVSECSVSKSSHTEFEQAALNAVKNWKFKPASKGGVAVKASVVIPIKFSVET, encoded by the coding sequence ATGAACATCAAATCACTCCTCTCCAAAACTCTAGCGCTGAGCCTGCTCGCAGGCTCGCTGGCTGTTGCCACTGTTTCCGCCGCGGAGGAGGCTGCTTTCGATGTGCGTCCGGTTCCGGTCAAAACGCCGCCGCCACAGTTTCCTTCGGACATGCAGCGCCAGGGTGTTTCCGGTGTCGTCGCGGTTCGCGTCGTCATCGACGAGACCGGTGGCGTTTCCGAGTGCTCGGTTTCGAAGTCGAGTCACACTGAGTTCGAGCAGGCGGCTCTGAATGCCGTCAAGAACTGGAAGTTCAAACCTGCGAGCAAGGGCGGCGTCGCCGTCAAAGCCAGCGTGGTGATTCCGATCAAGTTCTCGGTGGAAACCTGA
- a CDS encoding winged helix DNA-binding domain-containing protein gives MNRADVIRRRLRSERLVGTPFSSPVEAVAWLGAVQSQDYAGAKWGLAQRCEGVVTSAQIDALFNAGKILRTHVMRPTWHFVAPEDLRWLLKLTAPRVHQVNGYTYRQQELDTAAFRKSGAAIEKALSGGGEMTRDELADVLKRVRMTASGTRLACLVMHAELEGLICSGPLRGKQFTYALLEERVPKVKPFSREEALVELTRRFFTSHGPAQPQDFAYWSGLTMADVRAGLAAVGSDLVHENVDGKPFWFSPVAAGELPEPKSVAGLVHLLPNYDEFIAAYRDGYDVLAPEVKEALERKMDGLAVHIIAAGGRVAGGWRREISKREVVVTTDFLRVFSKREHAALRRAAEAYGRHLELPVRIEAR, from the coding sequence ATGAATCGCGCCGATGTCATACGCCGGAGGTTGCGCAGCGAGCGTCTCGTGGGGACGCCCTTTTCAAGTCCTGTCGAGGCGGTGGCCTGGCTGGGCGCGGTGCAGTCCCAAGATTACGCGGGTGCGAAGTGGGGGCTCGCGCAACGGTGTGAAGGTGTGGTGACGAGCGCACAGATCGATGCGCTGTTTAACGCGGGGAAAATTCTTCGCACGCATGTGATGCGACCGACCTGGCATTTTGTGGCCCCCGAGGATTTGCGCTGGTTGCTCAAGCTGACGGCGCCGCGAGTTCACCAAGTGAATGGCTACACGTACCGCCAGCAGGAGCTCGACACCGCGGCTTTTCGAAAGAGTGGGGCGGCGATAGAGAAGGCGTTGAGTGGAGGCGGAGAGATGACGCGCGATGAACTTGCGGACGTTTTGAAACGTGTGCGAATGACCGCAAGCGGGACGCGGCTCGCATGTCTTGTGATGCACGCCGAGTTGGAGGGCCTGATCTGCAGCGGGCCTTTGCGGGGAAAACAGTTCACGTACGCATTGCTCGAGGAGCGCGTTCCCAAAGTGAAGCCATTCAGCCGCGAGGAAGCGTTGGTGGAGCTGACACGACGATTTTTCACCAGTCACGGTCCGGCGCAGCCGCAGGATTTCGCGTACTGGTCCGGGCTGACGATGGCGGACGTTCGCGCGGGTCTCGCGGCTGTCGGGAGCGATCTCGTGCATGAGAATGTGGACGGGAAGCCGTTTTGGTTTTCACCGGTGGCTGCTGGAGAGCTCCCGGAGCCTAAATCGGTGGCTGGGCTGGTGCATCTGCTGCCCAACTACGATGAGTTTATTGCAGCCTATCGCGACGGATATGACGTGCTCGCGCCGGAGGTGAAAGAGGCGCTGGAGCGAAAGATGGATGGACTCGCGGTGCATATCATCGCGGCGGGTGGGCGCGTGGCGGGCGGCTGGCGCCGGGAAATCTCCAAGCGGGAAGTCGTGGTGACGACGGATTTTTTGCGCGTGTTTTCCAAACGAGAACATGCGGCGTTGCGACGGGCAGCCGAAGCTTATGGGCGGCATCTGGAGCTGCCTGTGCGGATCGAGGCCCGCTGA
- a CDS encoding DUF3826 domain-containing protein: MKLSRLSLACLTALLATGTASFAQPPAATAAPATTTAPADAKTRADAKLQEDSAKWAAKLSLNDAAKESRIATLITAHRIAVRDWHNDHPASTVPEGINPLTGKPLSKLDREIIADSAMPKSVNETLLNGLRADLTPAQVDAILDEYTIGKVAFTLKGYKAIVPDLTAEEEKTITDFLKQARIESIGFKSMTQISAIFEIYKTKSEQYLNSNGRSWKALYKTYTDGVKAQKAADAAAKKNNPPNGAK; the protein is encoded by the coding sequence ATGAAACTCTCCCGCCTCTCGCTCGCCTGCCTGACCGCTCTCCTCGCCACAGGCACCGCCAGCTTCGCCCAGCCCCCCGCCGCCACCGCTGCACCTGCCACAACCACCGCGCCCGCCGACGCCAAAACCCGCGCCGACGCCAAGCTCCAGGAAGACTCCGCCAAGTGGGCCGCGAAACTCTCGCTCAACGACGCCGCCAAAGAATCCCGCATCGCCACCCTCATCACCGCCCACCGCATCGCCGTCCGCGACTGGCACAACGACCACCCCGCCTCCACCGTCCCCGAAGGCATCAACCCGCTCACCGGCAAACCGCTCAGCAAACTCGACCGCGAAATCATCGCCGACTCCGCGATGCCCAAATCGGTCAACGAAACCCTTCTCAACGGCCTCCGCGCCGACCTCACCCCCGCGCAGGTAGACGCCATCCTCGACGAGTACACCATCGGCAAAGTCGCCTTCACCCTCAAAGGCTACAAGGCCATCGTCCCCGACCTCACCGCCGAGGAGGAAAAAACCATCACAGACTTCCTGAAGCAGGCCCGCATCGAATCGATCGGCTTCAAAAGCATGACGCAGATCTCCGCCATCTTCGAAATCTACAAAACCAAATCCGAGCAGTACCTGAATTCCAACGGCCGCAGCTGGAAAGCTCTCTACAAAACCTACACCGACGGCGTGAAAGCCCAAAAAGCCGCCGACGCCGCCGCGAAGAAAAATAATCCCCCGAACGGCGCAAAATAA
- a CDS encoding AEC family transporter translates to MNFSYWQLLLSILPVFAMLGVGIGLRRARWLTEEADASLLKMVVNFLYPCLIFENVLNNESLREPSNLVLAPLTGFVLMSACIYLGLFGAKLLGLKKGTGLRTFAFAVGINNYGYIPIPLMESLFGKDSIGLLLVHNVGCEAAIWTVGIFVLSGLSFREGWRKLINPPVLSLIVAVTGNLLHVGPHIPQVFLTVIHQCAVCAIPLGLILIGGALEKYVNTPRELFEPRISFGACLLRLGLFPPVYLLVAKFLPCTYELKRILVVEGAMPTGILLIVIAQHYGGHTLTAVRVVIGTTVLGILTIPLWLRLGLAWIE, encoded by the coding sequence ATGAACTTCTCCTACTGGCAGCTCCTCCTGAGCATCCTGCCCGTCTTCGCCATGCTCGGCGTCGGCATCGGCCTGCGCCGCGCCCGCTGGCTCACCGAAGAAGCCGACGCGAGCCTGCTCAAGATGGTGGTCAACTTCCTCTACCCCTGCCTCATCTTCGAAAACGTCCTCAACAACGAGTCCCTCCGCGAGCCGTCCAACCTCGTCCTCGCTCCGCTCACCGGCTTCGTGCTGATGTCCGCGTGCATCTACCTCGGCCTCTTCGGCGCGAAGCTCCTCGGCCTCAAAAAAGGCACCGGCCTGCGCACCTTCGCGTTCGCCGTCGGCATCAATAATTACGGCTACATCCCGATTCCCCTCATGGAGTCGCTCTTCGGCAAAGACAGCATCGGCCTGCTGCTCGTCCACAACGTCGGCTGCGAAGCCGCCATCTGGACCGTCGGCATCTTCGTCCTCTCCGGCCTCTCCTTCCGCGAGGGCTGGCGCAAACTCATCAACCCGCCCGTCCTCTCGCTCATCGTCGCCGTCACCGGAAACCTGCTACACGTCGGCCCGCACATCCCGCAGGTCTTTCTCACCGTCATCCACCAGTGCGCCGTCTGCGCCATCCCCCTCGGCCTTATCCTGATCGGCGGCGCCCTCGAAAAATACGTGAACACCCCGCGCGAGCTGTTCGAGCCCCGCATCTCCTTCGGCGCCTGCCTGCTCCGCCTCGGCCTTTTCCCGCCGGTCTATCTGCTCGTCGCAAAATTCCTGCCCTGCACCTACGAACTGAAGCGCATCCTCGTCGTCGAAGGCGCCATGCCCACCGGCATTCTCCTCATCGTGATCGCCCAACACTACGGCGGCCACACCCTCACCGCCGTCCGCGTCGTCATCGGCACCACCGTCCTCGGCATCCTCACGATCCCCCTCTGGCTCCGCCTCGGCCTCGCCTGGATTGAGTGA
- a CDS encoding CinA family protein, which yields MSQLKELLLRPPRLTLAVAESLTSGRIQSRIGAISGASHFFLGGITAYSLDQKVRHLGVDRASAAAVNCVSSEVAAQMARGACALFGSDLGLATTGYAEPSIEWNIPHPFAWYVLAHRRAPDDILIQTFQIDCPTLDRTAVQDRVADASLSALIKYLHELPPLPEA from the coding sequence ATGAGCCAGCTCAAGGAACTCCTCCTGCGCCCACCCCGCCTCACCCTCGCCGTCGCCGAAAGCCTCACCAGCGGCCGCATCCAATCCCGCATCGGCGCCATCTCCGGCGCCTCTCACTTCTTCCTCGGCGGCATCACCGCCTATAGCCTCGACCAGAAAGTCCGTCACCTCGGCGTGGACCGCGCCTCCGCCGCAGCCGTCAACTGCGTCTCCTCCGAAGTCGCCGCCCAAATGGCCCGCGGCGCCTGCGCCCTCTTCGGCAGCGACCTCGGCCTCGCCACCACCGGCTACGCCGAACCGTCTATCGAGTGGAACATCCCCCATCCCTTCGCCTGGTACGTCCTCGCCCACCGCCGCGCTCCCGACGACATCCTCATCCAAACCTTCCAGATCGACTGCCCCACCCTCGACCGCACCGCCGTCCAGGACCGAGTCGCCGACGCCTCGCTGAGCGCGCTGATCAAATACCTGCACGAGCTCCCTCCTTTGCCTGAAGCCTGA
- the hpf gene encoding ribosome hibernation-promoting factor, HPF/YfiA family, which produces MPNNSSPSAADRLIVRGIHLELTDALRTAVTDKTARLFRHEEHIVRLRIDLEHDKTQDVNHRFLAKAQIEIRGPDLIASVASDDAYKCIDLVVDKLDGLLRKRHSHHKEKVHHPRGVELTDEIPKVS; this is translated from the coding sequence ATGCCAAATAACTCCTCCCCATCGGCCGCGGACCGCCTGATTGTCCGCGGGATTCACCTCGAACTCACTGATGCCCTCCGCACCGCCGTCACCGACAAGACGGCCCGGCTGTTCCGCCACGAAGAGCACATCGTCCGCCTCCGCATCGACCTCGAACACGACAAAACCCAGGACGTGAACCACCGCTTCCTGGCCAAAGCCCAGATCGAGATCCGCGGCCCCGACTTGATCGCCTCCGTCGCCAGCGACGACGCCTACAAATGCATCGACCTCGTGGTCGATAAACTCGACGGCCTCCTCCGCAAACGCCACAGCCACCACAAGGAAAAGGTCCACCACCCGCGTGGAGTGGAACTGACCGACGAGATCCCCAAGGTCTCATAA
- a CDS encoding NAD(P)/FAD-dependent oxidoreductase, protein MKKLRAVIAGGGAAGFFAAITCAETNPDAEVILLESSPALLAKVKISGGGRCNVTHACFDPRELVKRYPRGSRELLGAFHRWQPRDTVAWFAARGVQLKTEPDGRMFPTTDDSQTIIDCLQLAAKNARVQIRTRTALTSITRSAPSSDPSTLNSQPSTPPFLLTLSTGETLPCDKLLLATGGPKISSTPALAVQLGHTVEPPVPSLFTFNIADPRLVELAGLSVAETITAIRDTKLRETGPLLVTHWGVSGPAILKLSAWGARELHARDYRFTLLVNWLAGKNADAARADLAAARTAYPRRQVATASPFATIPQRLWERLVIAAGLAPDAIWTSVSNDRLSALAAQLTAAEFGVTGKSTNKDEFVTCGGVRLSEVDFKTMQSRLVPGLHFAGEALDIDGITGGFNFQAAWTTGHLAGLAMAGHP, encoded by the coding sequence ATGAAAAAACTTCGCGCAGTCATCGCCGGCGGCGGCGCAGCCGGCTTCTTCGCCGCCATCACCTGCGCCGAGACCAACCCCGACGCCGAAGTCATCCTCTTGGAATCGTCGCCCGCCCTCCTCGCTAAAGTGAAGATCTCCGGCGGAGGCCGCTGCAACGTCACCCACGCCTGCTTCGATCCCCGCGAACTCGTCAAACGCTACCCCCGCGGCAGCCGCGAACTCCTTGGCGCCTTTCACCGCTGGCAACCCCGCGACACCGTCGCCTGGTTCGCCGCCCGCGGCGTCCAACTCAAAACCGAGCCCGACGGCCGCATGTTCCCCACGACCGACGATTCTCAAACCATCATCGACTGCCTCCAACTCGCCGCCAAAAACGCCCGCGTCCAGATCCGCACCCGCACCGCCCTCACCTCCATCACCCGCTCCGCTCCGTCCTCCGATCCCTCAACTCTCAACTCTCAACCCTCAACTCCTCCGTTCCTCCTCACCCTCTCCACCGGCGAAACCCTCCCCTGCGACAAACTCCTCCTCGCCACCGGCGGCCCCAAAATCTCCTCCACACCCGCACTCGCCGTCCAACTCGGCCACACCGTCGAGCCGCCCGTCCCCTCCCTCTTCACCTTCAACATCGCCGACCCACGCCTCGTCGAGCTCGCCGGCCTCTCCGTCGCCGAAACCATCACCGCCATCCGCGACACCAAGCTCCGCGAAACCGGCCCTCTCCTCGTCACCCACTGGGGCGTCTCCGGTCCCGCCATCCTCAAACTCTCCGCCTGGGGCGCCCGCGAACTCCATGCCCGGGACTACCGCTTCACCCTCCTCGTGAACTGGCTCGCCGGGAAAAACGCCGACGCCGCTCGCGCCGATCTCGCAGCCGCCCGCACCGCGTATCCGCGCCGCCAGGTCGCCACCGCCAGCCCCTTCGCCACCATTCCCCAACGCCTCTGGGAACGTCTTGTCATCGCCGCCGGCCTCGCGCCCGACGCCATCTGGACCAGCGTCTCCAACGACAGACTCTCCGCCCTCGCCGCCCAGCTGACCGCCGCCGAGTTCGGCGTCACCGGCAAGAGCACCAACAAAGACGAGTTCGTCACCTGCGGCGGCGTCCGCCTGTCCGAGGTCGATTTCAAAACCATGCAAAGCCGCCTCGTCCCCGGCCTCCACTTCGCCGGCGAAGCCCTCGACATCGACGGCATCACCGGCGGCTTCAATTTCCAAGCCGCCTGGACCACCGGCCACCTCGCCGGTCTCGCGATGGCTGGGCATCCGTAA
- a CDS encoding alpha/beta hydrolase has product MPKYWMISNRNATASDLGKNRSDTLSFFTADSGNLKDFKNWQPCTAAAFRAALISAADSFPLIPETEHEKQKHVTVFVHGYNNDWRDAAARYQQITDDLYSGPKSLGICVLFTWPSNGATAHYLADREDARASGPALAKVFNTLFEHSLLMQQKAADGTALCKAKVSVIAHSMGNWVFQNALFYTWERNNKPLLVSLINQCVMVAADVDNDLFGNGEALSDNRSEGMANLCYRITALYSGRDSVLGVSAGLKHFGKRRLGRSGLDRSPAFLAPDNVWDFDCSALFPVKERDIHSAYFWTPKTQAVIRAILQGYDRNIIAG; this is encoded by the coding sequence ATGCCTAAATACTGGATGATCTCCAACCGCAACGCCACCGCCAGCGACCTCGGCAAAAATCGCAGCGACACCCTCAGCTTCTTCACCGCCGACTCCGGCAACCTCAAAGACTTCAAGAACTGGCAGCCCTGCACCGCCGCCGCCTTCCGCGCCGCCCTGATCTCCGCGGCCGACTCCTTCCCGCTCATCCCCGAGACCGAGCACGAAAAACAAAAACACGTCACCGTCTTCGTCCATGGCTATAACAACGACTGGCGCGACGCCGCCGCCCGGTATCAACAAATCACCGACGATCTCTACAGCGGCCCCAAAAGCCTCGGCATCTGCGTCCTCTTCACCTGGCCCAGCAACGGCGCCACCGCCCACTACCTCGCCGACCGTGAAGACGCCCGCGCCTCCGGCCCCGCCCTCGCGAAGGTTTTCAACACGCTCTTCGAGCACTCGCTGCTCATGCAGCAAAAGGCCGCCGACGGCACCGCCCTCTGCAAAGCCAAAGTCAGCGTCATCGCCCACAGCATGGGCAACTGGGTTTTCCAAAACGCCCTCTTCTACACCTGGGAGCGCAACAACAAGCCCCTCCTCGTCAGCCTCATCAACCAGTGCGTCATGGTCGCCGCCGACGTGGACAACGACCTCTTCGGCAACGGCGAGGCCCTCAGCGACAACCGCTCCGAAGGCATGGCCAACCTCTGCTACCGTATCACCGCTCTCTACTCCGGCCGCGACTCCGTTCTCGGCGTCAGCGCCGGCCTTAAACACTTCGGCAAACGCCGCCTCGGTCGCTCCGGCCTCGACCGCAGTCCCGCCTTTCTCGCCCCGGACAACGTCTGGGACTTCGATTGCAGCGCGCTCTTCCCCGTGAAGGAGCGCGACATCCACAGCGCCTACTTCTGGACACCAAAAACCCAGGCCGTCATCCGCGCCATTCTCCAAGGCTATGATCGCAACATCATCGCAGGCTGA